GACGCGGCGGGTCAGGTCTTCGGCGAGCTCGCGGTTGGCGTCGGGGACGAGGACGGTGGTCCCCGGGCGGCCGATGATCTCCTCGGGGCGGTGGCCGAGCAGGTCCTGGGCGGCCAGCGACCACTGCACGACGCGGCCGTCGGCGTCCTCGCGCCACAGGGCGATCGGCAGCAGCTCCCGCAGTACGCCCGCGTACCCGACGACGCCCGGCGGCTGATCGGGTACCTCGCTCGTCAACCGGTATGTGTCCAACGCACGACCTCGCCCCGGGTGGGCCTGTTTCCTACCGGTTCACCCTAGCCGAGTGCCCGGCGCGGGGCGCTGCGGTCGCCGTGCGGCGGGCGGCCCGGCCGGACCGCCCGCCGGGCGGGTCAGAAGTCGACCTGGACGCGCGCGTCGGCGCGGCCCACGGACTCCAGCTCCCACATGGCGCAGTACAGGTTGCGGATGTACTCGATGTCGGCGTCCCGGGCGCGGGCCTCGGTCACGGGGTAGAGCACGGTCAGTTCGTACGACTTCTCGCGGTTGATGTCACCCTCCTTGTCCCTCCATTGGCCGCGCCCTTCCTGGAGCGTCAGTCCGGCGGGGAAGCGGGGGGTGACGACGTCGGCGATGAACTTGTTGAACTGCTCGTCGGTGATGGGCGGCTTGCCGTCGTGCCGCCCGGTGCCGAAGTAGAGGCTGGTGGAGACGTACGGTCTGCCCCGTTCCGCGGCCCCGTCCTGGTTCACCGCCGAGGCGGCGGCCGGGGGCTGGAAGGTGGCGTTCGAGGCCGGGCTCGCGGAGGCGAAGAACAGCACGGCCGCCGTGAGTACGGCGGCGGCCGCGGGCATCGATATCCGTATGGGGCGCATGGGGTCCCTCTCTGTGGCGGTGGTCTCGGGGGGTGGGGTCTGGGGGCCGGAGCCTGCGGGACTGCCGGAGGCGGTCAGGCGGTGCGGGCGGGGTCCGGGCCCGCCAGGTGCTCCTGCAGGAAGACCGCCGCGTCCCGCAGCCCGGCGGGGACGCCGGGGGCCCGGCGCAGGAGCCGGGCCGTCCTGCGCAGCGATCGGGCCGTCCGGGCGGAGCCGATGCCCGCGGCGCGCGGGGCGAGGTCCGTGATCAGGTCCTCCGCCTCGCGCCAGGCCCCGGCGCGGGCCAGGGCCGCGAGGAGTTCCGCCGCGAACAGGTGACGGTAGGAGGGGCCTGGGGCGGTGGCCGCCCGGTGCAGGAGGGGCAGGGCCCGGTCCCACCGGCGCAGCCGGGCCATGACCCACCCCTCGTGGCCGGTCAGCTCTTCCTGGTCGATCCACCACGCCCAGTGCGGGTCACGGCGCGAGACGCCGTCCAGGAAGCGGCTCTGGGCCCGGGCGATCAGCTCCAGGGGCTCGCGGTGGGCGCCGAGCAGGGCGGTCGCGTGTGCCCGGCGGATCAGGACGAGGGCGCTGACGCGGGGCGGCAACGGGCGCGGCCCGGCGACGCGCGAGGCGGTCTCCAGGGCGGCGCGCGGGTGCCCGGTGTGGGTCTGGAGCATGCTGTGGTTCAGCCGTACCAGCCGGGCCGTCCAGCGGTCGCCGCAGAGTTCGGCGAGGGCCAGCGCGCGGGCGTCGGCCCGGTACGCGTGCCGGTGGAGGCCCGCGTCGAAGAGGATCCATCCGATCACCTCGCACAGCTCGGCCAGCACCGCGATCCGGTCGTGGGAGTGGCCGCGCAGGCGTTCGGGGTCGGCGGAGAGTTCCGGGTGGCGCCGTACGGCCTCGCGGGCGGCGGGGACCGCGGCGCGCGCACCGCGCGTGGCGTCGAGGTGCACCAGCCGCTCGGTGGTGCGTGCCGCGTCCGCGGTGCGTGCCGCGTCCGTACGGAGTGCCCCCTGCGCGGCGGGAGCGGTCACCGGGTCACCGTCCACGCCTCGGTCCTGCGGCCGCCGCGGCCGAGCGCGGTGAAGGAGGAGGCGACCTCGGTCAGCCACTCCACCTCGTCGCGGAAGTCCTCGTAGGGCGGCCGGGCGGGGATCTCCGGGGACTCGGCCTCCTCGGCCCGCTCCTCGGGGTCCCGGCTCAGTGCGGCGCGCACCTGGAGGGCTTCGCCGAGGGGCGAGGTCGGATCCTCCGGCAGACCGAGCGAGCGGGCGACGCGGGAGAAGTCCGCGAGCGAGAGCGAGGTGCGCAGGATCAGCTGCCCGTCGCGGATCTCGATCACCCGCCGGTAAAGGCTGTAGTGCAGGTCCCTGGGCGGCAGCAGGTCACGCATCCAGGAGCGGGGCGGGTCCAGCGCGATGTCGGGGGACGCCTGGTGCAGGGCCCACCACAGGGGTCGCAGCCGGAGGTAGGCACGGTAGCTGCGGCCCCAGGCCCGGGCGCGGGTGAGGTGGATGCCCCAGGCCGGGATGGTCCATCCGGTGACCTGGAGCAGTGCGCCGATGCTGCCGCAGGCCCACTGGACCGGGTCGAGGCCCGCGCCGTCGAAGTGCAGCCGGGTGCCGGCGATCTGGATGCCGCGGGTGACGCAGTAGACCAGGATGAGCGTGGCGCCGACGGTGACGGTCCGCATGCCGGCCGCGAGCCACTGGCGGTTGGCCACCTTGGTGAAGCGCATCGACAGCCGGACCGTCTCGGCCTGTCCCACGGCGCATATCAGCAGGTAGAAGGACATGTAGAGGGCGTATCCGCCGTGGTGGATGCTCAGCAGGATCGTCGATGTCGCCGTGTCGGAGTGCGCCACCGGGCCCACGACGAAGGAGGAGGTCACGAGCACGCAGAGCGCGGCGCCGAAGAACAGCAGGCGCCGGCGGGCCATCCGCCGGGCCTGGGCGGGGGGCGAGGACCAGTGGACGAGGACCACTTGCTGCGCCGCCGTGAGCACGACCACCGCCACCTGGGTGATCAGCGAGGTGATGTTGGGGACGCCGAAGAACCCCGAGATGTGCAGCCTCAGTTGGTCCAGGTCGACGAGGAAGCTGATCCCGGAGCACAGGAAGTAGACGCACAGCGCCCACAGCGCCACGTCGTGCTTGCGGCGCACCAGGTCCGGGAGCCGGTAGGCGAAGGCGGCGAGACCGACGAAGGTACAGATCCAGGCGAGGGCCGTGTAGACCGCCGTCACTGCGGTTCCGTCCTGCCGAGACCCTGCTCGATGCGGGCGACGACGTCGGCGGCCTCCGCGGGTACGGCCCAGGCGGGTTCGACCCAGCGTTTGGTGACCCTGGCCAGGATGAGCGAGGCCATGGTCTCGGCCTCCTGCTCCTCGTCGTCGCTGTAGCGGGAGCGCATGAGCAGTCCCCGTACGCCGGCGGGGTCGACGTTCGACAGGAGTGGCCCGGAAGGAGTGTGGTCCAGCGGTACCGAGCCGCGGTGCTCGAAGGCGATGTGGGCGAGTTCGTGGGTGATGATGTGTTCTTTGTGTGCGGGCGACGCGGACTTCTCGAAGGCGACGACATCGAAGTCGTCCAATTTCAGCCACAGGCCCAGCAAATGGCGTTCCGGGAAGGAGGTCGGAATCAGATGAATGGTTCGGCGGCGGCTCTCGCTGAGATAGCGGTGGAGTTCGTCGATTCCGCAGCCGTGCTCCATACCCCACTCCACCAGCATCGCCTCACAGGTACGGCGGACCCTTTTGAGCCGGCGCCTGCGCCGTCTGTCCTCCGATGCCGGCGACGCTGAGCCCGGTATCTTCATCCCTCAGTCCTCCGGCGGAACTCGTCGGCTGCCCTCCCCTGCCCGTGCCCGATGATCTCCGGGGCAGACGACGCGGTCATGATGTCACACGCCAACTCCCTTCTGTCCGTTGTGGGTTCTATCCGGCCACGCATCGCCGGATTCCGTCGAAAGCGGGCGGGGACGAATAGTGCGTCCGGGATATGCCGTGCGGTAATTCGACGCGATTCCCTAGGGGCGGTGGAGCTCTCGGGCGCGGACGGGATCGACGGTGCCGCCCTCGGGGACGGGCAGGAAGTGGTCCGACTGCCACGCCTGCGTGCGCTCCGCCTGGCGGCTGGTGGTGGTCACCCAGGGCGGGTACACGCGGAATGCCCGCTTCCCGCCCGACCCGTCCACGGAAACGACCCCGTGCCGTCGGAGCGCGTCGAGGGGAAGGACGAACTGGCCGAAGCGGTCTGCGTCCCGGGTGCTGACGACGAACAGGTCGACGGGGTCCGTGGTGTCGAACGGCCGAATGGGGCCGCCCGGGGACCTCTGCCACACGGTGACGAACTGGCCGGCCTTCGTGGGGGTCGTCCTGGCCGCGCGGAACCGGACGCGCCGGCCGTCCAGGGTGAAATGGTGGGCGGCGTACGCGGCGCTCTCGGGTTCGGGGACCGGCTGGGAGCAGGTGAAGCCGCAGGGATCGTAGACGAGCGCTTTCGCCGCGAGGAGGTCCCCGTGGGTGACGGTGGCGTCCCAGCGCGCCGTGGGGCCGGTCGGCGGACGGGGATCTGACGGGTACGCGCGGTCGGTCGGCATCGCCCCACCCTGTCACGCGTCGCCGCGGACAGGGCACCGCCGTCAGCCCAGGGCGGCGGCGAAGGCGGCGTGGGCGGCGGCGTCGAAGAGGACGAAGCGGACCTCCTCCACCGAGGTCGGCGTCGTGCGCACCGTCTCCACCGCGATGCGGGCGCCGTCGTCCATCGGCCAGCCGTAGACCCCCGTCGAGATGGCCGGGAAGGCGACCGTACGGGCACCGAGCTCGTCCGCGACGCGCAGGGATTCTCGGTAGCAGGAGGCGAGCAGCTCCGAGCGGTCCTCGTGGCGCGAGTACACGGGCCCCACGGTGTGGATGACGTACGAGGCCGGCAGGCGCCCCGCCGTGGTGGCGACGGCCCTGCCGGTCGGCAGGCCCTTGCCGTAGTGGGAGCGGCGCAGCCGCTCGCAGTCGGCGAGGATCTGCGGCCCGCCGCGCCGGTGGATCGCGCCGTCCACTCCCCCGCCGCCCAGCAGCGAGGAGTTGGCGGCGTTGACCACGGCGTCCACGCGTTCCTCGGTGATGTCTCCTTGGACGAGGGTGATGCGGAGCGACATCACGGTGCCTTTCGCAGGTGGCGCCAGACGGCCTTGGCGGCGTTGTGCCCGGACATGCCGTGGACTCCGGGGCCCGGCGGGGTCGCCGAGGAGCACAGGAACACCGCCGGATGGGCGGTGGTGTACGGGGACAGGGTGATCTTCGGGCGGAGCAGCAGCTGGAGCCCGGAGGCGGCGCCGCAGGCGATGTCCCCGCCGACGTAGTTGGGGTTGCGCGCGGCGAGCTGCGGCGGCCCGGCGGTGGCGCGGGCCAGTACGAGGTCGCGGAAGCCGGGCGCGAAGCGCTCGATCCGGCGTTCCATCGCCTCGGTGAGGTCGCCGTCCCAGCCCGACGGTACGTGCCCGTACGCCCAGAAGACGTGCTTGCCCTCGGGCGCCC
This Streptomyces sp. NBC_00539 DNA region includes the following protein-coding sequences:
- a CDS encoding DUF3574 domain-containing protein, which encodes MRPIRISMPAAAAVLTAAVLFFASASPASNATFQPPAAASAVNQDGAAERGRPYVSTSLYFGTGRHDGKPPITDEQFNKFIADVVTPRFPAGLTLQEGRGQWRDKEGDINREKSYELTVLYPVTEARARDADIEYIRNLYCAMWELESVGRADARVQVDF
- a CDS encoding DNA-binding protein — encoded protein: MDGDPVTAPAAQGALRTDAARTADAARTTERLVHLDATRGARAAVPAAREAVRRHPELSADPERLRGHSHDRIAVLAELCEVIGWILFDAGLHRHAYRADARALALAELCGDRWTARLVRLNHSMLQTHTGHPRAALETASRVAGPRPLPPRVSALVLIRRAHATALLGAHREPLELIARAQSRFLDGVSRRDPHWAWWIDQEELTGHEGWVMARLRRWDRALPLLHRAATAPGPSYRHLFAAELLAALARAGAWREAEDLITDLAPRAAGIGSARTARSLRRTARLLRRAPGVPAGLRDAAVFLQEHLAGPDPARTA
- a CDS encoding MAB_1171c family putative transporter, with the protein product MTAVYTALAWICTFVGLAAFAYRLPDLVRRKHDVALWALCVYFLCSGISFLVDLDQLRLHISGFFGVPNITSLITQVAVVVLTAAQQVVLVHWSSPPAQARRMARRRLLFFGAALCVLVTSSFVVGPVAHSDTATSTILLSIHHGGYALYMSFYLLICAVGQAETVRLSMRFTKVANRQWLAAGMRTVTVGATLILVYCVTRGIQIAGTRLHFDGAGLDPVQWACGSIGALLQVTGWTIPAWGIHLTRARAWGRSYRAYLRLRPLWWALHQASPDIALDPPRSWMRDLLPPRDLHYSLYRRVIEIRDGQLILRTSLSLADFSRVARSLGLPEDPTSPLGEALQVRAALSRDPEERAEEAESPEIPARPPYEDFRDEVEWLTEVASSFTALGRGGRRTEAWTVTR
- a CDS encoding MepB family protein, which gives rise to MPTDRAYPSDPRPPTGPTARWDATVTHGDLLAAKALVYDPCGFTCSQPVPEPESAAYAAHHFTLDGRRVRFRAARTTPTKAGQFVTVWQRSPGGPIRPFDTTDPVDLFVVSTRDADRFGQFVLPLDALRRHGVVSVDGSGGKRAFRVYPPWVTTTSRQAERTQAWQSDHFLPVPEGGTVDPVRARELHRP
- a CDS encoding O-acetyl-ADP-ribose deacetylase, with translation MSLRITLVQGDITEERVDAVVNAANSSLLGGGGVDGAIHRRGGPQILADCERLRRSHYGKGLPTGRAVATTAGRLPASYVIHTVGPVYSRHEDRSELLASCYRESLRVADELGARTVAFPAISTGVYGWPMDDGARIAVETVRTTPTSVEEVRFVLFDAAAHAAFAAALG